One Qiania dongpingensis genomic window carries:
- a CDS encoding amino acid ABC transporter substrate-binding protein, translating to MKKLIALLMTTALIVASLAGCGGKDAKETTSAKKTTEAAKDETTKAAENGESKAEEKTTAAKDASEGGTFTVGFDQDFPPMGFVGDDGEFTGFDLELAAEVAKRLGLEIKYQPITWDFKDMELNSGTIDCIWNGFTMNGREDEYTWSEPYLNNSQVFVVNAEAGIVTWDDLKGKAVTVQVDSSAEAALKDNPDLTATFGSLDTCAEYNTAFMELESGAVDAIAMDVVVAGYQIESRGSNFAILEQEISTEEYGIGFKKGNEELRDKVQAILEEMAEDGTMSEISMKWFGSDITTIGK from the coding sequence ATGAAAAAACTAATAGCATTGTTAATGACGACGGCTTTGATCGTTGCTTCACTTGCCGGATGCGGCGGCAAGGATGCAAAGGAAACCACATCGGCCAAAAAGACGACGGAAGCCGCCAAGGATGAGACGACGAAGGCCGCGGAGAATGGTGAGAGCAAGGCGGAAGAAAAGACGACGGCTGCGAAGGATGCTTCAGAGGGCGGCACGTTTACCGTGGGGTTTGACCAGGATTTCCCGCCCATGGGATTTGTCGGTGACGACGGCGAATTTACCGGCTTCGATTTGGAGCTTGCCGCAGAAGTGGCAAAAAGACTTGGACTGGAGATCAAATACCAGCCCATCACCTGGGATTTTAAGGATATGGAGCTTAATTCAGGTACGATCGACTGTATCTGGAACGGTTTTACCATGAATGGCCGCGAGGATGAATATACCTGGTCAGAGCCTTATCTGAACAACAGCCAGGTTTTTGTAGTAAATGCCGAGGCGGGCATCGTCACATGGGATGACTTAAAGGGAAAGGCTGTGACTGTACAGGTAGATTCTTCTGCTGAGGCGGCCCTTAAGGATAACCCGGATCTGACGGCTACCTTCGGAAGCCTTGATACTTGTGCAGAATACAATACGGCATTTATGGAGCTTGAGTCAGGCGCGGTGGATGCCATTGCCATGGATGTTGTGGTGGCCGGATACCAGATTGAGAGCCGCGGATCCAACTTTGCGATCTTGGAGCAGGAAATCTCCACAGAGGAATATGGAATCGGATTTAAAAAAGGCAATGAGGAGCTTCGGGACAAGGTACAGGCCATTTTAGAAGAGATGGCGGAAGACGGCACCATGTCTGAAATTTCCATGAAATGGTTTGGTTCAGACATCACCACCATTGGAAAGTGA
- a CDS encoding glycerophosphodiester phosphodiesterase family protein, producing MKRYLQNVAHIVRSMFSNWRVLLLFEFIYMLIGSLGLYPFLRFLLGKSLEHIDAAYIGLDNLLIWLRQPFTLLILLICFVLGGLYIFYQMSALALYFDCARKKKSITFFSLWREAFVKALPVLVPKNWALLVFVLAIFPLTSLSLTPAALTKVRIPEYFVDFFRGQGNLYYFYIAALAGLNILVFYMLYVIPVFLLEKKSFLSAFRESRKLMKKHFLKTLISYIMWQIGVTAVFLLLWCGAISVLSLQYSVMPDSASAAANFQLDYMQLKQYAGFIFQTVTFTGSLAIIMYSYFRRTGLEFAEGKEKKKLSLKAAALGILEVALIVTALGFYFDYQGNASAEFDIMQKPIEVAAHRAGTLFAPENTIPALEYTIRTGAAYAEIDVQQSKDGELYILHDTNLKRIAGVNKDVWDVTSEEMDTYDAGNLFSNQFKGTRIPKLEDMIKAADGKIKLMIELKENGHGQGLAEKTVKLIKEYGFEDQCVVASMDLELLTQVKELDGKLTTAYIAPVVYGDYYDLEQADIFSVEATFVNHDMINSLHRHQKQVFVWTVNRGGEFKRLLSMDIDGIVTDNPDLAFYYKQAGKRDDIMDEIMRILFPESSASMQMAG from the coding sequence ATGAAACGGTATTTACAAAATGTAGCACATATAGTACGAAGTATGTTCAGTAATTGGAGAGTTCTGCTTTTATTTGAATTTATTTATATGCTGATCGGAAGCCTTGGACTCTATCCCTTCCTCCGTTTTCTGCTTGGGAAGTCATTGGAACATATAGATGCCGCTTATATCGGACTGGATAATCTTCTCATATGGCTGCGGCAGCCATTTACTCTTCTTATTCTTCTTATATGTTTTGTGCTGGGAGGTCTCTACATTTTCTATCAGATGAGCGCTCTGGCGCTGTATTTCGACTGTGCCAGAAAGAAGAAGAGCATAACCTTCTTTTCTTTATGGAGGGAAGCATTTGTGAAAGCCCTTCCTGTACTTGTGCCGAAAAACTGGGCGCTTCTGGTTTTTGTGCTGGCGATATTTCCGCTGACTTCCCTGTCCCTTACGCCGGCCGCTCTGACGAAGGTCCGCATACCGGAGTATTTTGTGGATTTTTTCAGAGGACAGGGAAACCTGTATTATTTTTACATTGCAGCGCTGGCCGGACTCAATATCCTGGTATTTTACATGCTGTATGTGATACCGGTGTTCCTTCTGGAAAAAAAGAGTTTCCTTTCTGCGTTCCGGGAGAGCCGGAAGCTGATGAAAAAGCACTTTTTGAAAACGCTTATTTCTTATATCATGTGGCAGATAGGGGTGACGGCGGTATTCCTGCTGCTGTGGTGCGGAGCGATATCGGTCCTCAGCCTGCAGTATTCTGTTATGCCTGATTCTGCTTCTGCGGCGGCTAATTTCCAGCTGGATTATATGCAGCTTAAACAGTATGCCGGCTTTATATTTCAGACCGTCACATTCACCGGAAGCCTGGCGATCATCATGTATTCGTATTTCAGACGGACTGGTCTGGAATTTGCAGAAGGAAAAGAAAAAAAGAAACTTTCGCTGAAAGCGGCGGCTCTCGGTATCCTGGAGGTGGCATTGATCGTGACGGCGCTGGGATTTTACTTTGATTATCAGGGGAACGCTTCTGCGGAATTCGATATCATGCAAAAGCCCATAGAAGTCGCAGCCCACCGGGCGGGGACGCTTTTTGCGCCGGAGAATACGATCCCGGCTCTGGAATATACCATCCGTACAGGAGCCGCTTATGCGGAAATCGATGTGCAGCAGTCGAAGGACGGGGAACTTTACATTCTTCATGATACCAATTTGAAGCGTATTGCCGGGGTGAATAAGGACGTATGGGATGTGACGTCAGAGGAAATGGATACTTACGACGCAGGGAACTTGTTCTCAAATCAGTTCAAGGGCACTAGGATACCAAAGCTTGAAGACATGATAAAAGCCGCGGATGGAAAAATCAAGCTGATGATAGAGTTAAAAGAAAACGGGCACGGCCAGGGGCTGGCGGAGAAAACCGTAAAGCTTATTAAAGAATATGGATTTGAGGACCAGTGCGTGGTCGCGTCCATGGATCTGGAACTATTGACGCAGGTGAAAGAACTGGACGGCAAACTGACTACCGCTTATATCGCACCTGTGGTCTACGGAGATTATTACGACTTGGAACAGGCAGACATTTTCAGTGTGGAAGCCACCTTTGTGAATCATGATATGATAAATTCTCTGCACAGGCACCAGAAACAGGTATTTGTATGGACAGTCAACAGGGGAGGAGAGTTTAAGCGGCTGTTGTCCATGGACATCGACGGGATCGTGACCGACAATCCGGACCTGGCTTTTTATTATAAGCAGGCGGGAAAAAGAGATGATATTATGGATGAAATCATGAGGATTTTGTTTCCGGAGAGCAGCGCCTCGATGCAAATGGCGGGATGA